In Pseudomonas alcaliphila JAB1, a single window of DNA contains:
- a CDS encoding RodZ family helix-turn-helix domain-containing protein codes for MNAAHSEVAQPMPTNPGESLRQAREIKGWSVAEVATQLNLTPQRLAQIEAGAFDKLPGTTFARGYIRAYAKLLEMDQNRLVMEFDQFTGTDASGSSVHALGRIEEPVRYSQSILRLVSFLLLLALIGAGFLWWQDQGRPVASLADLGLEHVEVEGADGTTQVHSLAEPEDQAVIAAQGNEQSSPLLLPVEPGEAPEAASTAEQPAAEAGTAESAQEAPAAPVSNTPAAPAPAAPAAEPATPVAVSAGQGVLNVQFTADCWTQVTDADGKVLLSALKRSGERIELAGKAPLELRLGFARGAQVAYNGESVDVAPHMTGETARLKLGL; via the coding sequence ATGAACGCGGCACATAGCGAAGTGGCTCAGCCGATGCCGACCAATCCAGGTGAAAGTCTGCGTCAGGCACGGGAGATCAAAGGGTGGAGCGTCGCCGAAGTGGCGACTCAGCTCAACCTGACTCCTCAACGTCTTGCCCAGATCGAAGCCGGTGCTTTCGACAAACTGCCGGGCACCACCTTCGCCCGTGGTTACATTCGCGCCTATGCCAAGCTTCTCGAAATGGACCAGAACCGGCTGGTGATGGAGTTCGATCAGTTCACGGGGACAGATGCCTCTGGTAGCAGTGTGCATGCCTTGGGGCGTATCGAAGAGCCTGTGCGCTATTCGCAGAGCATCCTGCGTCTGGTCAGCTTCCTGTTGCTGCTGGCATTGATCGGCGCAGGTTTTCTCTGGTGGCAGGATCAGGGCCGTCCAGTGGCCAGCTTGGCTGATCTGGGGCTCGAGCATGTGGAGGTGGAAGGCGCCGACGGTACCACTCAGGTGCACTCGCTTGCCGAGCCGGAAGACCAGGCGGTGATCGCCGCTCAGGGCAACGAGCAGAGCAGCCCGCTGCTGCTGCCGGTCGAGCCAGGTGAAGCACCAGAAGCTGCCAGCACCGCAGAACAGCCTGCTGCCGAAGCCGGCACCGCTGAAAGCGCGCAAGAGGCTCCTGCTGCTCCTGTATCGAATACGCCGGCTGCTCCTGCTCCGGCTGCACCTGCAGCCGAACCTGCAACGCCTGTGGCCGTCTCTGCTGGGCAGGGCGTGCTCAACGTGCAGTTCACCGCCGATTGCTGGACTCAGGTTACCGATGCCGATGGCAAGGTCCTGCTAAGCGCACTCAAACGCAGCGGTGAACGTATCGAACTTGCTGGCAAGGCACCGCTGGAACTGCGTCTGGGTTTTGCCCGTGGTGCCCAGGTGGCCTACAACGGCGAAAGCGTTGACGTTGCGCCGCACATGACTGGCGAAACCGCGCGCCTGAAATTGGGGTTGTAA
- the pilW gene encoding type IV pilus biogenesis/stability protein PilW, protein MTLRPALLLLVVSLLAGCVTTGNIDPMRTAKGRDEARYAYVQLGLAYIQQGDTQRAKVPLKNALDLDSSNADAHAALAMAFQLEMEPKLADEHFRKALSQRPKDARLLNNYGGFLFEQKRYQEAMSTYLKAAEDSLYPERSRVFENLGMTALQLGQREQAKEYFQRTLRLSSRQPRALLEMAVLSYEDKEYVPARRYYDSYSEMAPQNARSLLLGARLADVFEDRDKAASLGLQLRRLYPASQEYQQFVSGQQ, encoded by the coding sequence ATGACCCTGCGCCCAGCGCTGTTGTTGCTCGTTGTCAGTCTGCTTGCTGGTTGCGTCACCACGGGCAATATTGACCCCATGCGTACGGCCAAGGGGCGTGACGAAGCACGCTATGCCTATGTTCAGTTGGGTCTTGCCTATATCCAGCAGGGTGACACGCAGCGCGCCAAGGTGCCGCTGAAGAATGCACTTGATCTCGATTCGTCGAATGCCGATGCGCATGCCGCGCTAGCTATGGCCTTCCAGCTGGAAATGGAGCCAAAGCTGGCCGATGAGCATTTTCGCAAAGCGCTGTCCCAGCGTCCGAAGGACGCCCGTCTGCTAAACAACTATGGTGGTTTCCTGTTCGAGCAGAAGCGTTATCAGGAGGCCATGAGCACCTATCTCAAAGCTGCAGAGGACAGCCTCTATCCAGAGCGTTCCCGGGTTTTCGAGAATCTGGGCATGACCGCTCTGCAGCTCGGTCAGCGTGAGCAGGCCAAAGAGTACTTCCAGCGCACCTTGCGCCTGAGTAGTCGTCAGCCACGCGCATTGCTGGAAATGGCCGTACTGTCCTATGAGGACAAGGAGTATGTGCCAGCGCGTCGTTACTACGACAGCTACAGCGAAATGGCACCGCAGAATGCGCGTAGCCTGCTCCTCGGCGCACGTTTGGCCGACGTATTCGAGGATCGTGACAAGGCCGCCAGTCTGGGCCTGCAGTTGCGTCGTCTGTATCCGGCCTCTCAGGAATATCAGCAATTTGTTTCGGGGCAACAATGA
- the fdx gene encoding ISC system 2Fe-2S type ferredoxin — protein sequence MPQVIFLPHERFCPDGLVVEAEPGISILELAHEHHIEMESACGGVCACTTCHCIVREGFDSLNEADELEEDYLDKAWGLEAQSRLACQAKVGEEDLTVEIPKYSLNHAAEAPH from the coding sequence ATGCCGCAGGTAATTTTTCTGCCTCACGAGCGATTCTGCCCGGATGGTCTGGTGGTCGAGGCCGAGCCTGGCATTTCCATTCTTGAGCTGGCGCACGAGCACCATATCGAGATGGAAAGCGCCTGTGGCGGTGTCTGTGCCTGCACCACCTGTCACTGCATCGTGCGCGAAGGTTTCGACTCGCTGAACGAGGCCGACGAGCTGGAAGAGGACTATCTGGACAAGGCCTGGGGGCTCGAGGCGCAGTCGCGTCTGGCCTGTCAGGCGAAAGTCGGCGAGGAAGACCTCACCGTCGAGATTCCCAAGTATTCGCTGAACCACGCGGCCGAAGCGCCGCATTGA
- the bamB gene encoding outer membrane protein assembly factor BamB, with translation MRDVMRWKNAALLALAVLAVGCSSNSKKELPPAELTKFDEEVELRTEWSRSVGDGQGETFNMLVPAIDGEVIYAADVEGLVMAMDRTSGKVIWRKKLEIPVSGAIGVGYGQVLVGTLKGEVIALDSSDGEEQWRSRVTSEVLAAPATNGDIVVVQTQDDRLIAFDASTGSQRWIVENTPAVLTLRGTGAPLVTNRLVVAGLSSGKVVAVDAQRGLPVWEQRVAVPQGRSELERVVDIDGGLLLSGGTVYAVSYQGRVAAMDLESGRVLWQREASSSVGVAQGFGNVYVSHASGTVEGIDERSASALWSNDSLARRQLSAPQVFSSYVAVGDVEGYLHLLSQVDGRFVGRTRIDSDGLRAQPLVIGDWLYVYGNSGKLVALTIK, from the coding sequence ATGCGTGACGTGATGCGTTGGAAGAATGCCGCACTGCTGGCTCTGGCCGTTCTGGCCGTGGGTTGCAGCAGCAATAGCAAGAAGGAACTGCCGCCCGCCGAGTTGACCAAATTCGACGAAGAAGTCGAGTTGCGCACCGAATGGAGCCGTTCTGTCGGTGACGGTCAGGGCGAAACCTTCAACATGCTGGTACCGGCCATCGATGGCGAGGTGATCTACGCCGCCGACGTCGAAGGCCTGGTCATGGCCATGGACCGCACCAGCGGCAAGGTCATCTGGCGCAAGAAACTCGAAATCCCGGTTTCCGGCGCCATTGGCGTCGGCTACGGCCAGGTGCTGGTAGGTACGCTCAAAGGCGAAGTGATCGCGCTCGACTCCAGCGACGGTGAAGAACAGTGGCGCTCGCGCGTGACCAGCGAAGTGCTGGCTGCACCAGCGACCAATGGCGATATCGTCGTGGTGCAGACCCAGGACGATCGCCTGATCGCCTTCGATGCCAGCACCGGTAGCCAACGCTGGATCGTCGAGAATACCCCGGCCGTACTGACCCTGCGTGGCACTGGCGCTCCGCTGGTGACCAACCGTCTGGTGGTCGCTGGCCTGTCCAGCGGCAAGGTGGTCGCGGTCGACGCCCAGCGCGGCCTGCCGGTCTGGGAGCAGCGTGTTGCCGTACCGCAAGGTCGTTCCGAACTGGAGCGCGTGGTGGATATCGACGGCGGCCTGCTGTTGTCCGGCGGCACCGTCTACGCGGTGAGCTATCAGGGCCGTGTCGCTGCCATGGATCTGGAGTCCGGTCGCGTGCTGTGGCAACGCGAGGCATCCAGTTCGGTAGGCGTCGCTCAGGGCTTCGGTAACGTATACGTCAGCCATGCCAGTGGCACTGTCGAAGGTATCGACGAGCGTAGTGCTTCGGCGCTGTGGAGCAACGACTCCCTGGCACGCCGTCAGCTGTCGGCACCGCAAGTGTTCTCCAGTTACGTGGCCGTGGGCGATGTGGAAGGCTATCTGCATCTGCTGAGCCAGGTCGATGGCCGTTTCGTCGGTCGTACCCGCATCGACAGCGATGGCCTGCGTGCCCAGCCGTTGGTGATCGGGGATTGGCTGTACGTCTACGGCAACAGCGGCAAGTTGGTGGCACTGACCATCAAATGA
- the rlmN gene encoding 23S rRNA (adenine(2503)-C(2))-methyltransferase RlmN, producing the protein MTNTTGKINLLGLTQPEMEQFFESIGEKRFRAGQVMKWIHHFGVDDFAAMTNVGKALREKLEASAEIRGPEVVSENISADGTRKWVVRVASGSCVETVYIPQNGRGTLCVSSQAGCALDCSFCSTGKQGFNSDLTSAEIIGQVWIANKSFGTVPAKVDRAITNVVMMGMGEPLLNFDNVVSAMQIMMDDLGYGISKRKVTLSTSGVVPMIDKLAEVIDVSLALSLHAPNDELRNQLVPINKKYPLEMLLAACKRYVSKLGEKRVLTIEYTLLKGVNDQPEHAEQMVALLADVPCKINLIPFNPFPFSGYERPSNNAIRRFQDLLHKAGHNVTVRTTRGDDIDAACGQLVGQVMDRTRRSERYIAVRQLGNEAQEPHAAANRN; encoded by the coding sequence ATGACCAATACCACCGGCAAGATCAACCTGCTGGGCCTGACCCAGCCGGAAATGGAACAGTTCTTCGAGTCCATCGGCGAGAAGCGCTTCCGTGCCGGCCAGGTAATGAAGTGGATTCATCACTTTGGCGTCGATGATTTCGCCGCCATGACCAATGTCGGCAAGGCCTTGCGCGAGAAGCTCGAGGCCTCTGCCGAGATTCGCGGCCCGGAAGTGGTCAGCGAAAATATTTCTGCCGATGGCACGCGCAAGTGGGTGGTGCGTGTGGCGTCGGGTAGCTGCGTGGAAACCGTGTACATCCCGCAGAACGGTCGGGGCACGCTGTGCGTCTCTTCCCAGGCCGGTTGCGCCCTGGATTGCAGCTTCTGCTCCACCGGCAAGCAAGGCTTCAACAGCGACCTGACCAGCGCCGAGATCATCGGCCAGGTGTGGATCGCCAACAAATCCTTTGGCACCGTTCCCGCGAAGGTCGATCGCGCCATCACCAACGTGGTGATGATGGGCATGGGCGAGCCGCTACTGAACTTCGACAACGTCGTCTCTGCCATGCAGATCATGATGGACGACCTTGGCTACGGCATTTCCAAGCGCAAGGTAACCCTGTCCACCTCGGGCGTGGTGCCGATGATCGACAAGCTGGCCGAGGTCATCGACGTGTCCCTGGCCCTGTCGTTGCACGCACCCAACGACGAGCTGCGCAATCAGCTGGTGCCTATCAACAAGAAGTACCCGCTGGAAATGCTTTTGGCGGCCTGTAAGCGCTACGTCTCCAAGCTTGGCGAGAAGCGTGTGCTGACCATCGAGTACACCCTGCTCAAAGGTGTCAACGATCAGCCCGAGCACGCTGAGCAGATGGTCGCACTTCTGGCCGATGTACCTTGCAAGATCAACCTGATTCCGTTTAATCCCTTCCCCTTCTCGGGGTACGAGCGGCCGAGCAATAACGCCATTCGCCGCTTCCAGGACCTGTTGCACAAGGCTGGCCATAACGTCACGGTACGTACTACCCGCGGTGACGATATCGATGCGGCTTGCGGCCAGTTGGTTGGCCAGGTCATGGACCGTACTCGGCGCAGCGAGCGTTACATCGCCGTGCGCCAGCTGGGCAACGAGGCGCAAGAGCCTCATGCTGCCGCCAATCGAAATTGA
- the hscB gene encoding co-chaperone HscB, producing MGNPCHFALFDLQPSFRLDMEQLAARYRELARQVHPDRFADAGEREQRLALERSACLNEAYQILKTPSQRARYLLAMRGPELPLEVTVQDPDFLLQQMQLREELEELQDDADLAGVATFKRRLKAAQEQLNERFAACWDDEARREEAERLMRRMQFLDKLSHEVRQLEERLDD from the coding sequence GTGGGTAATCCTTGTCACTTCGCCTTGTTCGACCTGCAGCCGAGCTTTCGTCTCGATATGGAGCAGTTGGCTGCTCGCTACCGCGAGCTGGCGCGCCAGGTTCATCCGGATCGTTTTGCCGATGCCGGTGAGCGTGAGCAGCGCCTGGCGCTCGAGCGCTCGGCCTGCCTCAACGAGGCTTATCAGATTCTGAAAACGCCGTCTCAGCGTGCGCGCTACCTGCTTGCGATGCGTGGCCCCGAGCTGCCGCTGGAAGTGACGGTGCAGGATCCTGACTTCCTCCTGCAGCAAATGCAGCTGCGCGAAGAGTTGGAGGAGCTGCAGGATGACGCTGACCTTGCTGGTGTCGCGACTTTCAAGCGTCGCCTGAAAGCGGCGCAGGAGCAGCTCAATGAGCGCTTCGCTGCTTGCTGGGATGACGAAGCTCGCCGTGAAGAGGCTGAGCGCTTGATGCGCCGCATGCAGTTCCTCGACAAGCTCTCCCATGAAGTGCGCCAGTTAGAAGAGCGCCTCGACGATTAA
- the iscX gene encoding Fe-S cluster assembly protein IscX encodes MSLKWTDVLEIAIQLSERKADVDPRYVNFVDLHRWVLELPDFADDPQRGGEKVLEAIQAAWIEELD; translated from the coding sequence ATGAGCCTGAAGTGGACCGATGTGCTGGAAATCGCCATCCAGCTCAGTGAACGCAAGGCGGATGTCGACCCGCGCTACGTGAATTTCGTCGATCTGCATCGTTGGGTGCTGGAGTTGCCGGATTTCGCCGACGACCCGCAGCGCGGTGGCGAGAAGGTGCTCGAAGCCATTCAGGCGGCCTGGATCGAAGAGCTCGACTGA
- a CDS encoding tetratricopeptide repeat protein, with translation MQTEDEQIAQLKDWWDRNGKPLLAGGVLALVAVFGWQGWQKYQVNQAQSASVIYQQLLETALDPAGKPDAAKVAELAGKLDSEFGGSHYAQYGSLFVAKVAVEADRLDDAAAALQRVLDKPADATLGELARQRLARVLAAQDKADDALKLLDAKVEEAFLASREELKGDLLVQLGRSDDAHAAYQKAKDALAEDAAVGGLQMKLDDLAKGDA, from the coding sequence ATGCAGACCGAAGACGAACAGATCGCGCAACTCAAGGACTGGTGGGATCGCAACGGCAAGCCTTTGTTGGCCGGCGGCGTACTGGCGCTGGTAGCCGTATTCGGCTGGCAGGGCTGGCAGAAGTATCAGGTCAATCAGGCGCAGAGCGCCTCGGTGATCTATCAGCAACTGCTGGAAACCGCACTGGACCCGGCCGGCAAGCCCGACGCCGCGAAGGTTGCCGAACTGGCCGGCAAGCTCGACAGCGAGTTTGGCGGTAGCCACTACGCCCAGTACGGCAGCCTGTTCGTCGCCAAGGTCGCCGTCGAGGCGGACCGCCTCGACGACGCCGCTGCAGCGCTGCAGCGCGTGCTCGACAAGCCTGCCGACGCCACCCTCGGTGAGCTGGCACGTCAGCGCCTGGCCCGTGTGCTGGCCGCGCAGGACAAGGCTGATGATGCGTTGAAACTGCTTGATGCCAAGGTCGAGGAAGCTTTCCTCGCCAGCCGTGAAGAACTCAAGGGCGACCTGCTGGTACAGCTGGGGCGCAGCGATGACGCGCACGCCGCCTATCAGAAGGCCAAGGATGCGCTGGCCGAAGACGCCGCTGTTGGCGGTCTGCAGATGAAGCTGGACGACCTGGCAAAAGGGGATGCGTGA
- the hscA gene encoding Fe-S protein assembly chaperone HscA, producing MALLQIAEPGQSPQPHQRRLAVGIDLGTTNSLVAAVRSGLAEPLADDDGKVILPSAVRYHAGSIEVGESAKLAAASDPLNTVLSVKRLMGRGIADVHQLGEQMPYRFAAGESHMPFIETVQGAKSPVEVSAEILKTLRLRAEQTLGGELVGAVITVPAYFDDAQRQATKDAARLAGLTVLRLLNEPTAAAVAYGLDQKAEGVVAIYDLGGGTFDISILRLTGGVFEVLATGGDSALGGDDFDHAVADWIIQQAGISSDLDPATQRSLLQTACVAKEGLTDADSVELSHGEWRGSLSRTQFEALIEPMVARSLKACRRAVRDSGVELEEVGAVVMVGGSTRVPRVREAVGELFGRAPLTNIDPDQVVAIGAAIQADALAGNQRDDGEELLLLDVIPLSLGLETMGGLMEKVIPRNTTIPVARAQEFTTYKDGQTAMMIHVLQGERELIADCRSLARFELRGIPPMVAGAAKIRVTFQVDADGLLSVAARELSSGIESSIQVKPSYGLTDGEIARMLQDSFQNAGGDKAARALREQQVDGQRLVEAVEAALQADGERLLDAEERQVIELQVQELRDLLASNDGLAIERQTKRLSQVTDAFAARRLDSTVKAALAGRNLNEIEE from the coding sequence ATGGCCTTATTGCAGATCGCCGAGCCCGGACAGAGCCCGCAACCGCACCAGCGTCGTCTGGCAGTGGGTATTGACCTGGGTACCACCAACTCGCTGGTTGCTGCTGTACGCAGCGGCCTGGCTGAGCCCCTGGCTGACGATGATGGCAAGGTCATCCTGCCGTCTGCCGTGCGTTACCACGCTGGAAGCATCGAGGTCGGCGAGTCGGCCAAGCTGGCGGCCGCCAGCGACCCGCTCAATACCGTGCTGTCGGTCAAGCGCCTGATGGGGCGCGGTATCGCCGACGTGCATCAGCTCGGCGAGCAGATGCCTTACCGCTTCGCGGCAGGCGAGTCGCACATGCCCTTTATCGAGACGGTGCAGGGGGCGAAGAGCCCGGTCGAAGTCTCGGCGGAAATTCTCAAGACCCTGCGCTTGCGCGCTGAACAGACCTTGGGCGGTGAGTTGGTCGGTGCGGTGATTACCGTTCCAGCTTATTTCGATGACGCTCAGCGTCAGGCCACCAAGGATGCTGCGCGCCTGGCCGGTCTTACGGTTCTGCGTCTGCTCAACGAGCCTACTGCCGCTGCAGTCGCCTATGGCCTGGATCAGAAAGCAGAGGGCGTAGTCGCCATTTATGACCTGGGTGGCGGCACTTTCGACATTTCCATCCTGCGCCTGACCGGTGGTGTGTTCGAGGTACTGGCTACTGGCGGCGACAGCGCGCTGGGCGGTGATGACTTCGATCATGCCGTGGCTGACTGGATCATCCAGCAGGCTGGTATTTCCAGTGATCTCGACCCGGCGACCCAGCGCAGCCTGCTGCAGACTGCCTGTGTGGCCAAAGAAGGGCTGACGGATGCCGATAGTGTCGAGCTGAGCCATGGTGAGTGGCGTGGTTCGTTGTCGCGCACGCAGTTCGAGGCGCTGATCGAGCCGATGGTGGCGCGCAGTCTCAAGGCCTGTCGTCGCGCCGTGCGTGATTCCGGTGTCGAGCTGGAAGAGGTTGGTGCGGTAGTCATGGTCGGTGGCTCCACCCGCGTGCCGCGTGTGCGTGAGGCTGTCGGCGAGCTGTTCGGTCGTGCGCCGCTGACCAATATCGATCCGGATCAGGTGGTGGCCATTGGTGCTGCGATCCAGGCCGATGCTCTGGCCGGCAATCAGCGTGACGATGGTGAGGAGTTGCTCCTGCTGGACGTGATACCCCTGTCGCTCGGCCTGGAAACCATGGGCGGGCTGATGGAGAAGGTGATCCCGCGTAATACCACCATCCCGGTGGCGCGTGCGCAGGAGTTCACCACTTACAAGGATGGCCAGACGGCCATGATGATTCACGTGCTGCAGGGCGAGCGTGAACTGATCGCCGATTGCCGCTCCCTGGCGCGTTTCGAGTTGCGCGGCATTCCGCCGATGGTGGCGGGGGCTGCGAAGATCCGCGTGACCTTCCAGGTCGATGCCGACGGTCTGCTCAGTGTCGCGGCGCGCGAGCTGAGCTCCGGCATCGAGTCGAGCATTCAGGTCAAGCCATCTTACGGTCTGACCGATGGCGAAATTGCACGCATGCTGCAGGACTCCTTCCAGAACGCTGGAGGTGACAAGGCTGCCCGCGCGCTGCGTGAGCAGCAGGTCGATGGTCAGCGTCTGGTCGAGGCGGTCGAAGCCGCGCTGCAGGCCGATGGCGAGCGCTTGCTGGATGCCGAGGAGCGCCAGGTCATCGAGTTGCAGGTGCAGGAGTTGCGCGACCTGCTTGCGAGCAATGATGGGCTGGCCATCGAGCGGCAGACCAAGCGGCTGTCGCAGGTCACTGACGCTTTCGCGGCCCGCCGCCTGGATTCGACGGTAAAAGCTGCGCTGGCCGGGCGCAATCTGAATGAGATCGAGGAATAA
- the ndk gene encoding nucleoside-diphosphate kinase, producing the protein MAVQRTFSIIKPDAVAKNVIGEITTRFEKAGLRVVASKMVQLSEREAAGFYAEHSERGFFKDLVAFMTSGPVIVQVLEGENAVAKNRELMGATNPKEAAAGTIRADFAVSIDENAVHGSDSEASAAREIAYFFSATELCARIR; encoded by the coding sequence ATGGCTGTTCAACGTACTTTCTCCATCATCAAGCCTGACGCCGTTGCCAAGAACGTCATCGGTGAGATCACCACCCGTTTCGAAAAAGCCGGCCTGCGTGTTGTTGCTTCGAAGATGGTGCAACTGTCCGAGCGCGAAGCCGCTGGTTTCTACGCTGAGCACAGCGAGCGTGGCTTCTTCAAGGATCTGGTTGCTTTCATGACCTCCGGTCCGGTCATCGTTCAGGTTCTGGAAGGCGAAAACGCCGTTGCCAAGAACCGTGAGCTGATGGGCGCCACCAACCCGAAAGAAGCTGCTGCCGGCACCATCCGTGCTGATTTCGCCGTTTCCATCGACGAAAACGCTGTTCATGGTTCGGATTCCGAAGCCTCTGCAGCTCGCGAGATCGCTTACTTCTTCTCCGCTACCGAGCTGTGCGCGCGCATTCGCTGA
- the hisS gene encoding histidine--tRNA ligase: MSKSLQAIRGMNDILPEQTPAWRYLESTLVSLLDGYGYKEIRLPIVEYTELFARGIGEGTDVVDKEMYTFLDRNEESLTLRPEGTAGCVRAVLEHGLSGGGQVQKLWYAGPMFRYEKPQKGRYRQFHQVGVEAFNLPGPDVDAELIVLTWRLWKKLGLSDAVTLQLNSLGSSEARAAYRDALVAYLQQRFDQLDEDSQRRLTTNPLRILDSKNEATQAALVGAPTLGDYLDEESRLHFEGVKARLDAAGIRYQINHKLVRGLDYYNRTVFEWVTDKLGAQGTVCAGGRYDGLVAQLGGKATPGVGFAMGVERLVLLLETLELLPAELNRAADVYVCAFGEAAELAALTLTERLRDELPGLRLLLNSGGGSFKSQFKKADKSGARYALILGDDELAGRVVGCKPLRDDSEQQSVAWDALAEHLAACQQA; the protein is encoded by the coding sequence TTGAGCAAGTCCCTGCAAGCCATCCGTGGCATGAACGATATTCTGCCGGAGCAGACGCCTGCCTGGCGCTACCTGGAAAGCACCCTGGTCAGCCTGCTCGATGGCTATGGCTACAAGGAAATCCGCCTGCCCATCGTCGAATATACCGAGCTGTTCGCTCGCGGTATCGGCGAGGGCACCGACGTGGTCGACAAGGAAATGTACACCTTCCTCGACCGCAACGAAGAGTCCCTGACACTGCGTCCTGAAGGCACCGCCGGTTGCGTGCGTGCGGTGCTCGAGCATGGTCTGTCCGGCGGTGGCCAGGTGCAGAAGCTGTGGTACGCCGGCCCCATGTTTCGTTACGAGAAGCCGCAGAAGGGCCGCTATCGTCAGTTCCATCAGGTGGGGGTGGAAGCCTTCAACCTGCCGGGGCCTGACGTCGATGCCGAACTGATCGTGCTTACCTGGCGTCTGTGGAAGAAACTCGGCCTGTCCGATGCCGTGACCCTGCAGCTCAACAGCCTGGGTTCCAGCGAGGCGCGTGCGGCTTATCGCGACGCACTGGTGGCCTACCTGCAGCAGCGTTTTGACCAGCTCGACGAGGACAGCCAGCGCCGTTTGACCACCAATCCGCTGCGCATTCTCGACAGCAAGAACGAGGCGACCCAGGCCGCGCTGGTTGGTGCGCCGACCTTGGGTGATTACCTCGACGAGGAGTCGCGCCTGCACTTCGAAGGCGTCAAGGCGCGCCTGGACGCTGCCGGCATTCGTTATCAGATCAACCACAAGTTGGTGCGCGGTCTGGATTACTACAACCGCACCGTATTCGAGTGGGTCACCGACAAGCTTGGTGCTCAAGGCACGGTGTGCGCCGGTGGCCGTTACGATGGCCTGGTGGCGCAACTGGGTGGCAAGGCCACGCCGGGTGTCGGCTTCGCCATGGGTGTCGAGCGCCTGGTGCTGCTGCTGGAAACCTTGGAGCTGTTGCCGGCAGAGCTCAATCGCGCTGCCGATGTCTACGTCTGCGCCTTTGGCGAGGCGGCGGAGCTGGCGGCGTTGACGCTGACCGAGCGTCTGCGCGACGAGTTGCCAGGGTTGCGTCTGCTGCTCAATAGCGGTGGCGGCAGCTTCAAAAGCCAGTTCAAAAAGGCCGACAAGAGCGGCGCGCGCTATGCGCTGATTCTGGGGGACGACGAATTGGCAGGGCGCGTGGTAGGTTGCAAGCCGCTGCGCGACGACAGTGAACAACAAAGCGTTGCCTGGGATGCTCTGGCTGAGCATCTGGCTGCCTGCCAGCAGGCCTGA
- the ispG gene encoding flavodoxin-dependent (E)-4-hydroxy-3-methylbut-2-enyl-diphosphate synthase: MHCESPIKRRLSRKIWVGSVPVGGDAPIAVQSMTNTDTNDVAATVAQIQRLENAGADIVRVSVPDMDAAEAFGRIKQQVRVPLVADIHFDYQIALRVAELGVDCLRINPGNIGREDRVRAVVEAARDKGIPIRIGVNAGSLEKDLQKKYGEPTPAALVESALRHVEHLDRLNFPDFKVSVKASDVFMAVEAYRLLAKQIEQPLHLGITEAGGLRSGTVKSAVGLGMLLAEGIGDTIRISLAADPVEEIKVGFDILKSLRLRSRGINFIACPSCSRQNFDVVKTMNELEARVEDLLVPLDVAVIGCVVNGPGEAKEAHIGLTGGSPNNLVYIDGKPASKLTNENLVDELEKLIRDKAAEKVAADAAVIVRG, from the coding sequence ATGCATTGCGAATCGCCGATCAAGCGCCGACTGTCGCGCAAGATCTGGGTTGGCTCGGTACCGGTGGGCGGCGATGCGCCGATCGCGGTACAGAGCATGACCAACACCGACACCAACGATGTAGCTGCTACCGTGGCGCAGATCCAGCGCCTGGAAAATGCCGGCGCCGATATCGTGCGCGTTTCCGTGCCGGATATGGACGCCGCCGAGGCCTTTGGCCGCATCAAGCAGCAGGTGCGCGTACCACTGGTGGCTGACATCCATTTCGACTACCAGATCGCTCTGCGTGTGGCAGAGCTGGGTGTCGACTGTCTGCGCATCAACCCCGGCAACATCGGTCGTGAAGATCGCGTCAGGGCGGTGGTCGAGGCTGCGCGTGACAAGGGCATCCCGATCCGTATCGGCGTCAACGCCGGTTCCCTGGAAAAGGATCTGCAGAAGAAGTACGGCGAGCCCACTCCCGCTGCGCTGGTGGAATCCGCGCTGCGCCATGTCGAGCACCTGGATCGCCTTAACTTCCCCGATTTCAAGGTCAGCGTGAAGGCCTCCGACGTCTTCATGGCCGTAGAGGCCTACCGTCTGCTGGCCAAGCAGATCGAGCAGCCACTGCACCTGGGCATTACCGAAGCCGGTGGCCTGCGCTCCGGTACTGTGAAGTCGGCAGTCGGCCTGGGCATGCTGCTGGCCGAGGGGATTGGCGATACCATCCGCATCTCGCTGGCCGCCGACCCGGTGGAGGAGATCAAGGTCGGTTTCGATATCCTCAAGTCCCTGCGCCTGCGTTCGCGTGGCATCAACTTCATCGCCTGCCCGAGCTGCTCGCGGCAGAACTTCGATGTGGTCAAGACCATGAACGAGCTGGAAGCCCGCGTCGAGGACCTGCTGGTGCCGCTGGACGTGGCCGTGATCGGCTGCGTGGTCAACGGTCCTGGCGAAGCCAAGGAGGCGCATATCGGCCTCACTGGCGGCAGCCCGAACAACCTGGTCTATATCGATGGCAAACCGGCCTCGAAGCTGACCAACGAAAACCTGGTGGACGAGCTGGAAAAGCTCATTCGCGACAAGGCAGCCGAAAAGGTCGCCGCTGATGCCGCTGTGATCGTGCGCGGCTGA